A part of Aegilops tauschii subsp. strangulata cultivar AL8/78 chromosome 2, Aet v6.0, whole genome shotgun sequence genomic DNA contains:
- the LOC109735738 gene encoding protein NLP2 has protein sequence MDVPLPSQSNRAGCNGSVGSPSDDPYGVTAMMNFDGYSELCGSPSLADQLFSLLNDSSTHQMFAMWSSLGSSPRASGVSEDMQLDAYSSVPGDQKVDLVSSVNPAENGTGRMAKSSGDLGSDGDPEQGSTSVVPRPIAGNLLAERMLMALSLFRKSLGGGVLAQVWMPVEQEGHVVLSTCEQPFLLDQALAGYREVSRHFVFSAKEETCLQPGLPGRVFISGVPEWTSNVLYYSKPEYLRMEYALHHEVRGSLAMPIYDPSKGSCCAVLELITKKEKPDFDAEMNNLRHALQAVNLETAKDCIDQKVYSANQKATFTEILDVLRAICHAHMLPLALTWVPSSNGSDGGYVGHDNVLDSQSGKAILRIHESACYVNDAKMQGFFHACTETHLEKGQGIAGRALKSNLPFFSPNIREYGIKDYPLAHHARKFGLHAAVAIRLRSTYTGDDDYILEFFLPINCTGSEEQQMLLNNLSSTMQRICKSLRTVSEAEVDKVDACTAVMYKATSGSCLPTGQSGSSSHGDQPATEEAFQDLSLIDKQGDMSEQAQSSSMRLAEKKRSTAEKNIGMDVLRKYFSGSLKDAAKSLGVCPTTLKRICRTHGISRWPSRKINKVNRSLKKIQTVINSVHGVDSSLQYDPATGSLVPAVSLPEKTSFPSCDAVSSPSVGKTVDEKSGPKSEQGYSSPEGWERDSCQLQRPDAQKGEGDEFHMQTTNYSGSGDHGSYGPNVTHHIISEGTQGPLYPTGAVSALHDKETGCIEPLPCVLPSIKTTRDQIVGRNSPPMQQADIDMFDDREGREHTHPSTSGMTDSSSGSASSHPTFKKNPARPLKDKSSPALTVKATYNGDTVRFKFLPSMGWYHLLEEIAKRFKLSTGVFQLKYKDDEDEWVIMANDSDLQECVDVMDSMGTRNVKLQVRDLPCLISSSGSSCCLQLEGHNS, from the exons ATGGATGTGCCTCTGCCTTCACAGTCCAACCGTGCTGGATGCAATGGAAGCGTCGGCAGCCCGTCGGATGATCCATATGGCGTTACGGCCATGATGAACTTTGATGGGTACTCAGAGCTCTGCGGCAGCCCTTCGTTAGCTGACCAGCTGTTCTCGTTGCTGAACGACTCGTCAACACACCAGATGTTTGCTATGTGGTCATCCTTGGGCTCTTCGCCACGTGCTTCTGGTGTCAGTGAAGATATGCAGCTCGATGCCTATTCCAGTGTACCTGGGGATCAAAAGGTTGATTTGGTATCTTCGGTGAATCCAGCTGAAAATGGGACCGGGAGAATGGCCAAGAGTTCAGGCGACCTTGGCTCAGATGGTGATCCCGAGCAAGGAAGTACTAGCGTGGTTCCGAGGCCTATTGCCGGCAACTTACTCGCTGAGAGGATGCTCATGGCTCTGTCTTTGTTCAGGAAGTCACTTGGCGGCGGTGTTCTTGCGCAGGTTTGGATGCCTGTTGAGCAGGAGGGGCATGTCGTGCTTAGTACATGTGAACAGCCGTTTCTGCTTGACCAAGCTCTTGCTGGGTACAGAGAAGTATCCAGGCATTTTGTGTTCTCTGCTAAGGAGGAGACCTGCCTTCAACCAGGGCTTCCAGGGAGGGTCTTCATCTCCGGTGTGCCAGAATGGACCTCAAATGTGCTCTACTACAGCAAGCCAGAGTATTTGAGGATGGAGTATGCTCTTCACCATGAAGTTCGAGGATCACTTGCAATGCCGATATATGACCCTAGCAAGGGCTCTTGCTGTGCAGTGCTTGAGCTTATCACAAAGAAGGAGAAACCTGACTTCGATGCAGAAATGAACAACCTTCGCCATGCATTGCAG GCTGTGAACTTGGAGACAGCAAAAGATTGTATCGATCAGAAG GTTTATTCAGCAAATCAGAAAGCCACCTTCACTGAGATTTTGGATGTTCTAAGAGCTATTTGCCATGCACACATGCTTCCTTTGGCCCTTACATGGGTCCCTTCATCAAATGGCAGTGATGGTGGTTATGTTGGACATGATAATGTCCTTGATTCTCAGTCAGGAAAAGCGATACTCCGCATCCATGAATCAGCGTGTTATGTTAATGATGCAAAGATGCAAGGTTTTTTTCATGCATGCACTGAAACTCACCTTGAGAAAGGGCAAGGTATTGCAGGCCGAGCACTCAAGTCCAATCTGCCGTTCTTCTCTCCTAATATAAGAGAATACGGAATTAAGGATTACCCACTCGCACACCATGCTCGTAAGTTTGGTCTGCATGCTGCTGTAGCAATCCGGCTAAGGAGCACATACACTGGTGATGATGACTACATACTAGAATTCTTTCTACCAATCAACTGCACAGGCAGTGAAGAACAACAGATGTTATTGAATAACCTGTCCAGTACTATGCAAAGAATATGCAAAAGTTTGCGAACAGTTTCTGAAGCAGAGGTTGATAAAGTTGACGCTTGTACTGCAGTAATGTATAAGGCAACCAGTGGAAGTTGCTTGCCTACTGGTCAGTCTGGGAGTTCTTCACATGGTGATCAACCTGCCACAGAAGAGGCATTCCAGGATCTATCTTTAATTGATAAGCAAGGGGACATGTCCGAGCAG GCACAGTCTAGTTCAATGCGACTTGCGGAGAAAAAGCGCAGTACAGCGGAGAAGAATATTGGCATGGATGTTCTCCGTAAGTACTTTTCTGGGAGCCTAAAGGATGCTGCAAAGAGCCTCGGTG TTTGTCCAACAACCTTGAAACGGATATGCCGCACACATGGAATTTCGCGATGGCCATCTCGCAAGATAAACAAGGTCAACCGTTCGTTAAAGAAGATCCAAACTGTCATTAACTCGGTCCATGGAGTGGACAGCTCTTTGCAGTATGATCCAGCTACTGGATCTCTTGTTCCAGCAGTTTCTCTGCCAGAGAAGACGTCATTCCCTTCatgtgatgctgtgtctagtccATCTGTTGGGAAAACTGTGGATGAAAAATCTGGCCCAAAATCTGAGCAAGGGTATTCGTCACCTGAAGGATGGGAAAGAGATAGCTGTCAGTTGCAGCGCCCTGATGCGCAGAAAGGGGAAGGCGATGAATTTCACATGCAGACAACTAACTATAGTGGCAGTGGTGATCACGGCTCTTATGGTCCGAATGTCACACATCATATTATTTCTGAAGGAACACAAGGACCATTATATCCCACTGGTGCTGTTAGTGCTTTACATGACAAAGAAACAGGTTGCATCGAACCTTTGCCCTGTGTCCTCCCAAGCATCAAGACTACCAGGGACCAAATAGTGGGAAGGAACTCACCACCCATGCAACAAGCAGATATTGATATGTTTGATGATCGCGAAGGCAGGGAGCATACTCATCCTTCTACCTCTGGTATGACAGACTCTTCTAGCGGCAGTGCATCAAGCCACCCTACATTCAAGAAGAACCCAGCACGCCCACTTAAGGACAAGAGCAGCCCTGCACTTACGGTCAAGGCGACGTACAATGGAGACACCGTGCGGTTCAAGTTCTTGCCATCGATGGGCTGGTACCACCTGCTGGAAGAAATAGCCAAGAGGTTCAAGCTGTCGACCGGGGTGTTCCAGCTCAAGTACAAGGATGACGAGGACGAGTGGGTCATCATGGCGAACGACTCCGATCTCCAGGAGTGTGTCGACGTCATGGACTCGATGGGCACGCGAAACGTGAAGCTCCAGGTCCGGGATCTCCCGTGCCTCATCAGCAGCTCGGGCAGCAGCTGCTGCTTGCAGCTGGAAGGACACAATTCATGA